The following is a genomic window from Parasegetibacter sp. NRK P23.
GGTAAACAAGATGTTCATTTTTCAAATTAAATTCAATCGCGGCAAGACTGTTTACGTTCTCAAATCCCGTTCATCAGTAAGCCGTACCGTTGGCAGCAATGATAGGGTAACCTTTAAATGGTCGATAGTGGTTCAGCAAGACTTTGAAAAGGTTTTATTGCTAAATTAGCAGCCTATCATTAAAAGTATGGATAAGCGGTTTGCAGACATAGTTCGACTAATTAGGAAATCTCGGGTAAACGCAATTAAAGCGGTAAATGCTGAGTTGATAAACCTTTATTGGAGTGTTGGGGAATACATTAGCAAGAAGATTGAGCAATCTGAGTGGGGCGACTCGGTTGTCTCAGATTTAGCCATGCACATCCGGAAGAATGAGCCAGATATTAAAGGTTTTTCTGATAAGAATCTGTGGAGAATGAAACAGTTTTACGAAACTTACAAGGATTTTCCAGAACTCTCAACATTGTTGAGAGAAATAAGTTGGTCTCATAATTTGGCCATCTTTTCAAGATGTAAAGCAGTAGAAGAGAGAGAATTTTATCTTAAACTTTCCAACCAGGAAAAATATAGCTTTAGGGAACTAGAAAGACAAATATCAGCTGGTTTATTCGAGCGTACTGTAATTGGTAACACAAAACTCTCAACAGTGTTGAGAGAAAGTAATTCTTCCGTGACAAACGCTTTTAAAGACAGTTATGTTTTTGAGTTCCTGAATTTGTCAGATCCGCACAGCGAAAATGACTTGCAGAGAGGGCTTGTGAACCAAATGAAGGATTTTATTTTGGAGCTTGGAAAGGACTTTTTGTTCATGGGCGATGAATACAAGCTTCAGGTAGGTAATAGCGATTTCTATATTGACCTTTTGTTTTATCATAGAGGTTTACAATGTCTGGTGGCTTTTGAGTTGAAGTCTGATAAGTTTAGACCTGACCATTTAGGGCAATTGAACTTCTACCTTGAAGCATTGGATAGGGACGTTAGAAAACAAAATGAGAATCCTAGCATCGGGGTACTTCTTTGTAAAGACAAAGACAATGAGGTTGTTGAATATGCATTAAGCAGAAGTCTTTCTCCAACAATGGTTTCCGAATACAAGACTCAGTTGCCAGATAAAAAGATATTACAGCAGAAACTACACGAGTTGTTCGACAACAATTTGGGCAACGATTAAAGCCATAGCTGCCAACAATAGTTTTGCAATAGCCGGGTAAGACTCTAAACGTGATGTTTGTTTTTCTAAGTAATTCAATCTCGGCAAGACTGTTTACGTTTTCAAATCCCGGCCATCGCAAAGCCGTCACGTTGTAGGCAAGATGTTTGAGCAGCATTTAATTTGAACGTGACATTGTGTAACCTTGCTTACATCTGCATCAAAACAAAAAACACAAGTGACAAACCCCATACTTTTTATTTTCGGATTTATTTCATTTTGCTTAGCATCTTGCAGTTTGACAAAAAATATTTCAGGAAAATACCGTTCTAACTTCGCTGTCCACGGCTTTTTTGTTACGAGGATTAACTTAAACGCTGACTCAACATTTGGCTATCGAAT
Proteins encoded in this region:
- a CDS encoding YhcG family protein, translating into MDKRFADIVRLIRKSRVNAIKAVNAELINLYWSVGEYISKKIEQSEWGDSVVSDLAMHIRKNEPDIKGFSDKNLWRMKQFYETYKDFPELSTLLREISWSHNLAIFSRCKAVEEREFYLKLSNQEKYSFRELERQISAGLFERTVIGNTKLSTVLRESNSSVTNAFKDSYVFEFLNLSDPHSENDLQRGLVNQMKDFILELGKDFLFMGDEYKLQVGNSDFYIDLLFYHRGLQCLVAFELKSDKFRPDHLGQLNFYLEALDRDVRKQNENPSIGVLLCKDKDNEVVEYALSRSLSPTMVSEYKTQLPDKKILQQKLHELFDNNLGND